One window from the genome of Anopheles coluzzii chromosome X, AcolN3, whole genome shotgun sequence encodes:
- the LOC120957576 gene encoding uncharacterized protein LOC120957576 has translation MKVLLVLCALTVCTSATFDQLFKKKDFDLSGLFDGLFEKEKHHGPPPPPRPVYGPPPVHHAPPPPPPPPAYGPPPAPVYGPPPPQSYGPPPPQSYGPPPPVHHAPPPPPPPPPRPVYGPPPQQSYGPPPPVHHAPPPPPPPPPRPVYGPPPPVHHAPPPPPPPRPVYGPPPPVHHAPPPPPPPPPRPVYGPPAQAYHAPPPPPPPRPVYGPPAVQYAPAPPPPPPPQPAYVPPAPVYQAPPPAPVYSAPPPAPVYSAPPPAPAYQPPVYSAPPPPPPPPPPPPPVYSAPAPRPEPIQLLPLQNNPVSFSGASSASVASGSVTNDGYHYGVGHGSGH, from the exons ATGAAG GTCCTTTTAGTACTGTGTGCACTCACGGTGTGCACATCAGCCACTTTCGACCAACTGTTCAAAAAGAAGGACTTCGACTTGAGCGGGCTGTTTGACGGGCTGTTCGAAAAGGAGAAGCATCACGGTCCACCGCCACCTCCTCGGCCCGTCTACGGCCCACCGCCGGTACATCAcgctccgccgccgccgccgccacctccGGCCTACGGACCACCGCCAGCCCCGGTGTACGGACCGCCGCCCCCGCAATCGTACGGCCCACCGCCCCCGCAGTCTTACGGCCCTCCGCCACCAGTGCATCACGCACCGCCGCCAcctccgccaccgccaccacgtCCAGTGTACGGACCGCCGCCCCAGCAATCGTACGGCCCTCCGCCACCAGTGCATCACgccccaccaccgccacctccGCCTCCGCCGCGCCCAGTGTATGGACCTCCTCCGCCAGTGCATCACGCACCTcctccgccaccaccgccgcgcCCAGTCTACGGACCCCCTCCGCCAGTGCATCACGCACCTCCACCGcctccgccaccaccgccgcgtCCAGTGTACGGTCCGCCGGCCCAGGCCTATcacgcaccaccaccgccgccgccgccccgtCCAGTCTACGGCCCGCCAGCAGTACAGTACGCACCTGccccaccgccgccaccaccgccacagcCCGCCTACGTCCCACCAGCACCGGTGTATCAAGCGCCTCCTCCCGCCCCCGTTTACAGTGCGCCCCCACCCGCCCCCGTCTACAGTGCACCCCCGCCAGCCCCCGCCTACCAGCCGCCCGTGTACAGtgcaccgccgccaccgccgccaccaccaccaccaccaccgccagtcTACAGTGCGCCTGCCCCGCGCCCAGAACCGATACAGCTGCTCCCGCTGCAGAACAACCCAGTTAGCTTTTCGGGTGCCAGCTCGGCTTCCGTCGCGTCCGGCTCGGTCACCAACGATGGTTATCACTATGGCGTCGGTCACGGCTCTGGCCACTAG